The Deinococcus hopiensis KR-140 genome has a window encoding:
- a CDS encoding NAD-dependent epimerase/dehydratase family protein gives MLVTGGAGFIGSHVVERALAGGWEVAALDNLSSGKRENLPLGVSLYEIDVRNPGAVSAAFQEFQPVVVSHQAAQASVSVSVREPVLDAEINIIGGINVLRASLEVGTQRIVFASTGGAIYGEVPVGAADETAAARPYSPYATSKLSFEYYLETFRQQFGLDYVSLRYANVYGPRQNPHGEAGVVAIFADRLLAGQPININAMKEVGDDGCVRDYVYAGDVAEANLAAAEGRTPRLLNIGTGKATTTRELAEQLASALGVQAELQAAPPRVGDLQRSVLDVQQAEGVLGQPLTLKEGLRRTAEWARSRR, from the coding sequence ATGTTGGTTACTGGCGGAGCAGGTTTTATTGGAAGTCATGTGGTGGAGCGCGCCTTAGCTGGAGGCTGGGAAGTGGCTGCCTTAGACAATCTGTCCAGTGGTAAGCGCGAGAACTTGCCCTTGGGGGTTTCGTTATATGAGATCGATGTACGAAACCCAGGCGCGGTGAGCGCTGCCTTTCAGGAATTCCAGCCAGTGGTCGTCAGTCATCAGGCAGCGCAGGCGAGCGTGAGCGTCAGTGTTCGTGAGCCGGTCCTTGACGCCGAAATCAACATTATCGGCGGAATAAATGTGCTGCGAGCGTCCCTGGAAGTGGGGACCCAGCGGATCGTGTTCGCCTCAACCGGTGGGGCCATCTACGGTGAAGTGCCAGTGGGGGCAGCCGATGAAACTGCGGCAGCCCGTCCCTACAGTCCTTACGCCACGAGTAAGCTGTCCTTTGAGTACTACCTGGAGACGTTCCGCCAGCAGTTCGGGTTGGATTACGTGTCGCTGAGGTATGCCAACGTCTATGGCCCACGCCAGAATCCACATGGCGAGGCGGGCGTCGTGGCCATCTTCGCGGACCGCCTGCTGGCTGGACAGCCGATTAACATCAATGCCATGAAGGAGGTTGGCGACGACGGGTGCGTTCGCGACTACGTCTATGCGGGAGACGTCGCGGAAGCCAATTTGGCTGCGGCGGAAGGCCGGACTCCACGTCTACTGAACATCGGTACGGGGAAGGCCACAACCACCCGGGAGCTGGCGGAGCAACTCGCGTCGGCGCTTGGGGTACAGGCGGAACTGCAGGCTGCGCCTCCTCGCGTCGGAGACCTTCAGCGCTCAGTACTGGATGTCCAGCAGGCTGAAGGTGTGCTCGGACAACCCCTCACCCTGAAGGAAGGGTTGCGGCGGACGGCGGAATGGGCAAGGTCGCGTCGTTGA
- a CDS encoding ABC transporter ATP-binding protein, with product MSSRSPGPPPSSAPASLQVRTADFRNTLALVWQASPRHAATFVLTSLLSSILPAATLWVGKLLLDAVAHAGAGGASYTRLLQLLGLQVGLTVVGGLLSTVQGAARELLGDALQHRTSRSILEKASGLPVEAFERAETYDQLQQAYREVGSRPLGVATQLVGLASALVTLASVGALLARLGWAVLPLVLLAALPGVWVSNKFGVEGYRMLRRQTHDARVQNYLGSVLTSDALVKEVRLFGFEPYLLSRWREYYLGFRRQLEDVVRRRSGWTFAAALFSALLVGLASALVLRRAAGGGLTVGDFSLFVLGLAQVQGQVGNVLNGVSGIYQNLLYMRNLFGFLELPARDLNSGEEWQGPIHSIEFQDVGFRYPLTERDVLRGVSFRVERGQALALVGENGAGKTTLVKLLTRLFEPTGGRILLNGQDAALFSPRSVQREMSSIFQDFGQYQMSAGENVAVAQTGRMDDEPGIGQAVDRAGAAFVETLPEGLQTPLGRLFQGGQQLSGGQWQRLALARLYFRGASVLVFDEPTAALDARAEFDTIEALRRETRDRITVLISHRFSTVRLADRIVVLEGGKITESGTHGELLALGGRYAQLYELQARGYAEEERQKAEG from the coding sequence ATGTCCTCCCGCTCTCCCGGCCCGCCACCGAGTTCGGCCCCCGCTTCCCTGCAGGTCCGGACGGCGGACTTCCGCAACACGCTGGCCCTGGTGTGGCAGGCCAGTCCGCGCCACGCCGCCACCTTCGTGCTGACGAGCTTGCTGTCGTCCATCCTGCCCGCCGCCACGCTGTGGGTAGGCAAACTGCTACTCGACGCCGTGGCCCACGCGGGAGCGGGCGGCGCGAGCTACACGCGGCTGCTGCAACTGCTGGGACTTCAGGTGGGGCTCACCGTCGTGGGCGGCCTGCTGTCCACGGTGCAGGGTGCAGCGCGCGAACTGCTGGGCGACGCGCTGCAGCACCGGACCAGCCGCTCGATTCTGGAAAAGGCCTCGGGCCTGCCGGTGGAGGCCTTCGAACGCGCCGAGACCTACGATCAGTTGCAGCAGGCCTACCGGGAGGTCGGGTCGCGACCCCTCGGCGTGGCGACGCAGCTTGTGGGGCTGGCCTCGGCGCTCGTCACGCTGGCCTCGGTGGGGGCGCTGCTCGCGCGGCTGGGGTGGGCGGTCCTGCCCCTGGTGCTGCTCGCCGCGCTACCCGGCGTATGGGTGAGCAACAAGTTCGGCGTGGAGGGCTACCGGATGCTGCGTCGCCAGACCCACGACGCGAGGGTGCAGAACTACCTCGGCAGCGTGCTGACGAGCGACGCGCTGGTCAAGGAGGTGCGGCTGTTCGGCTTCGAGCCTTACCTGCTCTCACGCTGGCGCGAATATTACCTGGGGTTTCGGCGGCAGCTGGAGGACGTGGTGCGGCGGCGTTCGGGCTGGACCTTCGCTGCGGCGCTGTTCTCGGCCCTGCTGGTGGGGCTGGCCTCAGCGCTGGTGTTGCGCCGGGCAGCGGGTGGTGGCCTCACGGTCGGTGACTTCAGCCTGTTCGTGCTGGGCCTCGCTCAGGTTCAAGGACAGGTGGGCAACGTGTTGAACGGGGTCAGCGGCATCTACCAAAACCTGCTGTACATGCGAAACCTCTTCGGCTTTCTGGAATTGCCTGCCCGTGACCTGAACTCGGGTGAGGAGTGGCAGGGGCCCATCCACTCCATCGAGTTTCAGGACGTCGGTTTCCGCTATCCCCTTACCGAGCGAGATGTGCTGCGCGGGGTGAGTTTCCGGGTGGAACGCGGCCAGGCCCTCGCGCTCGTGGGCGAGAACGGGGCCGGCAAGACCACCCTCGTCAAGCTGCTCACCCGTCTGTTCGAGCCGACGGGCGGTCGCATCCTGCTCAACGGCCAGGACGCCGCGCTCTTCTCGCCCCGCAGCGTGCAGCGCGAAATGAGCAGCATCTTCCAGGACTTCGGGCAATACCAGATGAGTGCTGGGGAGAACGTCGCCGTGGCCCAGACGGGACGCATGGACGACGAACCCGGCATAGGGCAGGCGGTGGACCGCGCTGGAGCCGCCTTTGTGGAGACGCTGCCCGAGGGCCTGCAAACTCCGCTCGGCCGCCTGTTTCAGGGCGGACAGCAACTGTCCGGCGGTCAGTGGCAGCGCCTGGCCCTGGCCCGGCTGTACTTCCGCGGCGCCTCGGTCCTCGTGTTTGACGAGCCCACCGCGGCCCTTGACGCCCGAGCCGAGTTTGACACCATTGAGGCGCTTCGGCGCGAGACGCGCGACCGCATCACCGTCCTGATCTCGCACCGCTTCTCCACTGTGCGTCTCGCCGACCGAATCGTGGTGCTGGAGGGCGGCAAGATCACCGAATCGGGCACCCACGGTGAGCTGCTCGCGTTGGGCGGGCGTTACGCGCAACTGTACGAATTGCAGGCGCGCGGCTACGCGGAGGAGGAGCGGCAGAAGGCGGAAGGCTGA
- a CDS encoding transposase, whose product MNPKEPRSRRLYSDILRCFARKQHRESFEVFLDLLLDGSGRPLPERATVKSPSALSRFLNHANWNTRQLCRVMRQHALETLQDLWRQQPHQRPRLELLVDLTSLEKTGKFVELADWVHTYHSVHGVHLVVLYLCCGELRLPWAFQVWRGKGSPSPAQLALKLLRTVPATLLKGKRRPRLHADGGFESAEFIQGVLTRGLDIVVGVRCTRKLEDSRQLRDLMVRGSLVKPCGLDQAMCVSWVWLYRNKEPEQRFVMSNLDLGGKYLARVGKRRWRIEAFFKTVKGRFGLERFAQHSKQGVLRWWCLSGMAFLLCHVQNLDLPVSVPHSWPDWGDLASTVRFSFVSEVRRRALQLELDAIDAFQHALLTSST is encoded by the coding sequence GTGAACCCAAAAGAACCGCGTTCCAGACGTCTGTATTCTGACATCCTGCGCTGCTTTGCCCGCAAGCAGCACCGGGAATCGTTTGAAGTCTTCCTGGACCTGTTGTTGGATGGTTCCGGCAGACCTCTGCCGGAACGCGCCACCGTCAAATCCCCCTCGGCCCTCAGCCGTTTTCTCAACCATGCGAATTGGAACACCCGTCAGCTGTGCCGAGTCATGCGTCAGCACGCTCTAGAGACGTTGCAGGACCTATGGCGACAGCAACCCCATCAGCGCCCCCGGCTGGAACTGCTGGTGGATCTCACCAGTCTGGAAAAGACCGGCAAGTTCGTTGAACTTGCCGATTGGGTCCACACCTACCACAGCGTCCACGGCGTTCACTTGGTGGTGTTGTACCTGTGCTGTGGGGAGCTTCGTCTCCCCTGGGCTTTTCAAGTCTGGCGGGGGAAGGGATCCCCTTCCCCCGCACAACTCGCCCTGAAGTTGCTCCGAACAGTCCCTGCCACGTTGCTGAAGGGGAAACGTCGGCCTCGTCTGCACGCAGACGGGGGCTTTGAGAGTGCCGAATTCATCCAAGGCGTGCTGACTCGGGGGTTGGACATCGTCGTGGGCGTGCGTTGTACCCGCAAGCTCGAAGATAGCCGCCAGCTCCGCGACCTGATGGTACGGGGGAGCCTGGTCAAGCCCTGTGGGCTTGACCAGGCGATGTGTGTCTCCTGGGTCTGGCTGTACCGAAACAAGGAGCCGGAGCAACGCTTTGTCATGTCGAATCTCGACTTGGGCGGCAAGTACCTGGCACGGGTGGGGAAACGCCGGTGGCGGATCGAAGCCTTTTTCAAGACGGTCAAGGGACGTTTTGGGCTTGAACGCTTCGCCCAGCACAGCAAGCAGGGCGTGCTGCGCTGGTGGTGCTTATCAGGCATGGCTTTTCTCTTGTGCCATGTTCAGAACCTCGACCTGCCTGTGAGTGTGCCGCACTCGTGGCCGGACTGGGGCGACCTGGCGAGTACCGTACGGTTCTCGTTCGTCTCCGAAGTGCGTCGTAGAGCCCTCCAACTCGAACTTGATGCTATTGATGCCTTCCAGCACGCACTTCTGACGTCCTCCACCTAA
- a CDS encoding transposase produces the protein MRNGKGQTTTQNRRRHRTGPRYRGQKKLIERAYLEGEQGGLAVWVEDEAGPYQAIFQPGSAWQPAGQPTRLPHEDVRAGTAKLLTLFHPASGQVRVRGVTSCTNAVLHPWLRQTLSEVLQPLPGATPLPPADNRAAWERWQEGLCVKFTLLDTLPPLRMLLILDNLIGHKTPALVCWLMEQGIMPLYTPVAGSWLNMAESIQRILVRRALAGQCPSSPTQIIQWLERAARGWNAHPNPFVWGGKRRARRQRAYARRHPLGGSGATTLQVVQ, from the coding sequence GTGCGAAACGGGAAAGGCCAGACGACAACGCAAAACAGGCGTCGTCATCGTACAGGACCCAGATACCGAGGCCAAAAAAAACTGATCGAACGCGCATACCTTGAAGGGGAACAAGGTGGCCTGGCGGTGTGGGTCGAAGACGAAGCCGGACCCTACCAGGCCATTTTCCAGCCTGGGAGCGCCTGGCAACCTGCAGGACAACCGACGCGTCTCCCACACGAGGATGTCCGCGCAGGGACGGCGAAGTTGCTGACCCTCTTTCATCCTGCCAGCGGTCAGGTCCGTGTTCGTGGAGTGACCAGCTGTACGAATGCGGTGCTTCACCCTTGGCTGCGACAGACCCTCTCCGAAGTACTCCAACCCCTGCCGGGGGCAACACCGTTGCCACCGGCAGACAACCGTGCCGCGTGGGAAAGGTGGCAGGAAGGACTGTGCGTCAAGTTCACGCTGCTCGACACCTTGCCGCCTCTTCGCATGTTGCTGATCCTCGACAATCTCATCGGACATAAGACGCCAGCACTGGTGTGTTGGTTGATGGAGCAGGGCATCATGCCGCTGTACACCCCTGTGGCCGGGAGTTGGCTCAATATGGCGGAGTCGATTCAGCGCATCTTGGTTCGTCGTGCGTTGGCAGGTCAATGTCCGAGTAGCCCAACTCAAATCATCCAGTGGTTGGAGAGGGCGGCTCGAGGATGGAATGCGCACCCGAACCCGTTCGTTTGGGGAGGAAAAAGAAGGGCTCGCCGTCAGCGAGCCTATGCGAGGCGACATCCTCTGGGTGGGTCTGGCGCGACGACCCTTCAGGTCGTCCAGTGA
- a CDS encoding helix-turn-helix domain-containing protein, which translates to MPRVQKNPLRSLTEEERATLERLSRSHHTAAIVVGRAKTILAVSTGMAYTEAARLCGRRSGEGVARLVSRFNQHGLKALETRPGGRPPVVYGSAQRNRILETARRTPDREQDGTATWSLVTLQKVLRREPGFERLSTFTILGVLHEAGLTWQRDRTWCETGKARRQRKTGVVIVQDPDTEAKKN; encoded by the coding sequence GTGCCGCGTGTCCAGAAAAACCCGCTGCGTTCCCTGACCGAAGAGGAACGCGCGACCTTGGAGCGATTGAGCCGTTCGCATCACACCGCAGCGATTGTCGTCGGCCGGGCGAAGACGATTCTCGCGGTGTCGACCGGCATGGCCTATACCGAAGCGGCTCGGTTGTGCGGACGACGATCCGGTGAAGGCGTCGCGCGTCTGGTCTCCCGCTTCAATCAACACGGGTTAAAAGCACTCGAAACACGTCCAGGTGGGCGTCCTCCCGTCGTCTACGGTTCCGCTCAGCGGAACCGTATCTTAGAGACAGCGCGTCGTACCCCCGATCGGGAGCAAGACGGCACGGCCACCTGGTCTCTGGTGACCCTGCAAAAGGTGCTGCGTCGTGAACCCGGATTTGAACGCTTGAGCACGTTCACCATCTTGGGTGTCTTACACGAAGCCGGGCTGACCTGGCAGCGGGACCGAACCTGGTGCGAAACGGGAAAGGCCAGACGACAACGCAAAACAGGCGTCGTCATCGTACAGGACCCAGATACCGAGGCCAAAAAAAACTGA
- a CDS encoding esterase/lipase family protein: protein MPPAPSPAPGPAHDPILFVHGYNSAGLVWLVMVNRFRQDGWTDGELFSWTYDTHLSNWDTARLIAQKVDAILAQTGARRVDIVAHSMGSLSSRAYLRGSSGNQVDAWVSLAGPNHGTEAAYNCSDVSCAEMRPDSAFLTELNAGDETPDAVRYGTWWSPCDEVIRPLGSVALLGAFNTQTSCLSHSQLLVDAGVYQQVRDFLDGR from the coding sequence GTGCCGCCGGCCCCCAGTCCAGCCCCTGGGCCTGCGCATGATCCCATCCTGTTTGTGCACGGCTACAATTCCGCAGGGCTGGTCTGGCTGGTCATGGTGAACCGCTTTCGGCAGGACGGTTGGACCGACGGGGAGCTGTTTTCCTGGACGTACGACACCCATCTGTCCAACTGGGACACCGCCCGGTTGATCGCGCAGAAGGTGGACGCCATCCTCGCCCAGACGGGGGCTCGGCGGGTGGACATCGTCGCGCACTCGATGGGCAGCCTGTCCTCGCGGGCCTACCTGCGTGGGTCTAGTGGCAACCAGGTGGATGCCTGGGTCTCGCTGGCTGGGCCCAACCACGGCACGGAGGCGGCCTACAACTGCTCGGACGTGTCCTGCGCGGAGATGCGCCCGGACTCGGCCTTTCTCACCGAACTCAACGCTGGCGACGAGACGCCGGACGCGGTCCGTTACGGTACGTGGTGGTCTCCCTGCGATGAGGTCATTCGGCCGCTGGGCAGCGTGGCATTGCTGGGAGCGTTCAACACCCAGACGTCCTGCCTGTCGCACAGTCAGCTGTTGGTGGACGCCGGGGTTTATCAGCAGGTGCGCGACTTTCTGGACGGGCGCTAG
- a CDS encoding ATP-binding protein, whose protein sequence is MSEPPAAGLPEFLDDLPLPALVCTREGVALAVNQAFTEWTGQTPGNQREPLPVHPDDGESWARLLERAQEPGGVAGAELRLRAASGAYRWCRVRGRLHSPVGPPTLLLVTVQDVNDLKEAGEQLRLMQEASGLGGWSLDVAAGQLTMMPETLRQLELTETPLPLTAFLERVHEEDREEVRATFAQAAESASPQTLRVEHRFLRGDGRKVWLEHHLRAEGNVSHPAARLLGTVSDSTARKEAELRLTLLARAGETLAQNLDVDETLQRLTRLTVPVLADWCAVYLLRPDGTLHPQAYTHRDPERGRVAEAYLTAFPQRIDDMGAVSRVYRENVPVLLPRITDEMLGALPISEEQRRLLRAFGFGSSLLVPLAVRGQVVGTLSLALYQAGRSFSEGDVPFVQELARRAALALENARLYEQARGRGADLEARVAERTAELAARTQALEAFAELSRDLSAQQDPAALVGRAQDILVGLLPQGVSTYYELDAGRWRLQSSRGTFRNPAVRPVLELGLPRGETPNVDRPFDTGLPFYQEHYDPGTTPAAAAQLQDIGATATLPVLVGGEPRGVLVVGTHEVRPWAAPERVLLETTARALGLALERADALRELQRERVFLSGVLRSLSEGIVACDASGRLTLFNESTAELHGLPLAPLPPERWAEHYGLYHPDGSRHMRMEEVPLYRAWRGEQVRDVEMVVRPREGESRLVLSVGGPVLGEGGQTLGAVVAMRDVTERYQAEAALREANENLRRSNQELEQFAYVASHDLQTPLRAVTSFAGLLQKRYGERLDARGHTYLSHIVQGGERMKRLVDDLLAFSRVHTQQRPPQPVDSANTLREVVELLGPELEASGGWVTSGPLPWVQADEGQLSRLLVNLIGNALKYRRPEVPPRVHVTAQPEGSLWRFAVADNGVGIDARYHEQVFVPFQRLHAQDDIEGTGLGLAVSRKIVERHGGQLWLESVPGQGSTFFLTLPGAEREVS, encoded by the coding sequence GTGTCTGAGCCGCCTGCAGCAGGTTTGCCGGAATTTCTCGATGACCTGCCCCTGCCGGCCCTGGTGTGTACCCGGGAGGGCGTGGCGCTGGCGGTCAACCAGGCGTTTACAGAGTGGACGGGACAGACGCCGGGAAACCAGCGGGAGCCGCTTCCCGTTCACCCGGACGACGGCGAATCCTGGGCCCGGTTGCTGGAGCGGGCCCAGGAACCAGGCGGGGTGGCCGGAGCAGAGCTGCGTCTGCGCGCGGCGAGCGGAGCGTACCGCTGGTGCCGGGTGCGGGGTCGCCTGCACTCCCCGGTGGGGCCTCCGACGCTCCTCCTCGTGACCGTTCAGGACGTCAACGACCTCAAGGAAGCCGGGGAACAGCTGCGCCTGATGCAGGAGGCCAGCGGTCTGGGAGGTTGGAGCCTGGACGTCGCGGCCGGGCAGCTGACCATGATGCCTGAAACCCTGCGGCAGTTGGAGCTGACCGAAACGCCTCTGCCCCTGACGGCATTTCTGGAACGTGTCCACGAGGAAGACCGTGAGGAGGTGCGGGCGACGTTCGCGCAGGCGGCCGAGTCGGCCAGCCCGCAGACGCTTCGGGTGGAACACCGCTTCCTGCGGGGCGACGGACGCAAGGTGTGGCTGGAACACCACCTGCGCGCCGAGGGAAACGTCTCCCACCCGGCCGCGCGGCTGCTGGGAACCGTGAGTGACTCCACGGCCCGCAAGGAGGCCGAGCTGCGCCTGACGCTGCTCGCCCGCGCGGGCGAGACGCTCGCACAGAACCTGGATGTGGACGAGACCCTGCAGCGGCTGACCCGGCTGACCGTGCCGGTCCTGGCCGACTGGTGCGCGGTGTATCTCCTGAGGCCCGACGGAACCCTGCACCCCCAGGCTTACACGCACCGTGACCCGGAGAGGGGCAGGGTTGCCGAGGCGTACCTGACCGCCTTTCCGCAGCGGATAGACGATATGGGCGCGGTCTCCAGGGTCTACCGGGAGAACGTGCCGGTGTTGTTGCCGCGCATCACCGACGAGATGTTGGGCGCCCTGCCGATTTCCGAGGAGCAGCGCAGGCTGCTGCGCGCCTTTGGCTTCGGCTCGTCGCTGCTCGTGCCGCTGGCGGTACGCGGGCAGGTGGTGGGCACCCTCAGCCTGGCCCTGTACCAGGCCGGGCGCAGCTTCAGCGAGGGGGACGTGCCCTTTGTGCAGGAGTTGGCCCGCCGGGCGGCCCTGGCGCTGGAAAACGCCCGGCTGTACGAACAGGCGCGGGGGCGGGGCGCGGACCTCGAGGCCCGGGTGGCTGAGCGCACCGCCGAGCTCGCGGCGCGGACACAGGCGCTTGAGGCGTTCGCCGAGCTGTCGCGCGACCTCAGCGCTCAACAGGATCCGGCCGCGCTCGTGGGCCGCGCGCAGGACATTCTGGTGGGCCTGCTGCCGCAGGGGGTCAGCACCTACTACGAGTTGGACGCGGGACGCTGGCGGCTGCAGTCCTCGCGGGGGACCTTCAGGAATCCGGCGGTCCGGCCCGTCCTGGAACTGGGTTTGCCGCGCGGCGAGACGCCCAATGTGGACCGGCCCTTCGACACGGGGCTGCCCTTTTACCAGGAGCACTACGATCCCGGCACGACGCCTGCCGCTGCGGCCCAACTGCAAGACATCGGCGCAACGGCCACCCTGCCAGTGCTGGTGGGGGGAGAGCCGCGGGGCGTGCTGGTGGTGGGCACCCACGAGGTGCGGCCCTGGGCGGCCCCCGAGCGCGTCTTGCTGGAGACCACGGCGCGCGCGCTGGGGCTGGCCCTGGAACGGGCGGACGCCCTGCGCGAATTGCAGCGTGAACGGGTGTTTCTGTCGGGCGTGCTGCGCAGCCTGTCTGAAGGCATCGTGGCCTGCGACGCCTCCGGCCGCCTGACCCTGTTCAACGAGAGCACCGCAGAGCTGCACGGCCTGCCGCTGGCGCCGCTGCCACCCGAGCGCTGGGCCGAGCACTACGGCCTGTACCACCCGGACGGCAGCCGGCACATGAGGATGGAAGAGGTGCCGCTCTACCGGGCGTGGCGCGGCGAGCAGGTTCGCGACGTGGAGATGGTTGTCCGCCCCCGGGAGGGCGAGTCCCGCCTTGTGCTGAGCGTGGGGGGGCCGGTCCTCGGAGAGGGAGGACAGACGCTGGGGGCCGTCGTGGCGATGCGCGACGTGACCGAGCGTTACCAAGCCGAGGCGGCGCTGCGCGAGGCCAACGAGAACCTGCGCCGCTCCAACCAGGAGCTCGAGCAGTTCGCCTACGTTGCCAGCCATGACCTCCAGACGCCGCTGCGCGCGGTGACGAGCTTTGCCGGCCTGCTGCAAAAACGCTACGGGGAGCGCCTCGACGCGCGGGGGCATACGTACCTGAGTCACATCGTGCAGGGGGGCGAGCGCATGAAGCGGTTGGTAGACGACCTGCTGGCCTTTTCGCGGGTGCATACCCAGCAGCGCCCTCCGCAACCGGTGGACAGCGCGAATACCCTGCGCGAGGTGGTGGAGCTGCTCGGGCCCGAGCTCGAAGCGTCGGGCGGCTGGGTCACGTCCGGCCCGCTGCCCTGGGTGCAGGCCGACGAGGGCCAGCTGTCGAGGTTGCTCGTCAACCTGATCGGCAACGCGCTGAAGTACCGCCGCCCGGAAGTGCCGCCGCGCGTCCACGTCACCGCCCAGCCCGAGGGCAGCCTGTGGCGCTTCGCGGTGGCCGACAACGGCGTAGGCATCGACGCGCGTTACCACGAACAGGTCTTTGTGCCGTTCCAGCGCCTGCATGCCCAGGACGACATCGAGGGCACTGGCCTGGGGCTGGCCGTCAGCCGCAAGATCGTGGAGCGCCACGGCGGTCAGCTGTGGCTCGAAAGCGTGCCGGGGCAGGGCAGCACCTTCTTCCTGACCCTGCCCGGAGCGGAGCGCGAAGTCTCCTGA
- a CDS encoding polysaccharide deacetylase family protein — MTYRRRTAPLAALCLFLTASLSACANDPGLNQGPSQNAAAAADTLGAFQLTLGNPASGSLSAQGLHPQAKLKPIFPVDTVDVQSSRSGVYDDDLANRRYLWISFDLTNVSKTTFSNLSLIAYAPAQGSVAGTAISGLINPQGQPYTNSIVARNIRPGEWLKTAPTEFSSFGFTALTEDEAQRLEDKGRQKGLLERGDDVLEYGFNVLNSATGSQVLRPGEKGTLTLVVKLPLVDENTPREFSMNLLLSQSNRERVTRLVGETTASAAARAASTGAEELALIGDLDKDRAPGGLKTVRIPNVRLTTGAKPVYLVDNEPEPQGCLGGVTPNSLGAQATATSPGPMITFITDDASKADKTKLLPLFKAKGIVATSAVISGQMTNPDPYFLGLEGVRELKQAGWEIVSHTVSHPDMTTLSDEDLLREVRDSKKELALFGFNTDTLVYPYGQQDARVRAVVCKYFRHGVLAWGEGNTLPLTTNYQIGRYALGAYANGTWGTLDFYKATVDQAVKNKDWLVFMIHPGDELHTDQQQEYLSQTIDYIKGKGVPVVTMGEALRRMGR, encoded by the coding sequence ATGACGTACCGACGCCGGACGGCCCCTCTTGCGGCCCTTTGTCTCTTCCTTACTGCGTCCCTCTCGGCCTGTGCCAATGATCCAGGCCTGAATCAGGGCCCCTCACAAAACGCGGCTGCGGCGGCAGATACCCTGGGGGCCTTCCAGCTCACCCTGGGCAACCCGGCAAGCGGCAGCCTCAGCGCGCAGGGCCTGCACCCCCAGGCCAAGCTCAAGCCGATCTTCCCCGTCGACACGGTGGACGTGCAGTCCTCGCGCTCGGGCGTCTACGATGACGACCTCGCCAACCGGCGTTACCTGTGGATTTCGTTTGACCTGACCAACGTCTCCAAGACCACCTTCAGCAACCTCTCGCTGATCGCCTACGCCCCGGCGCAGGGCAGCGTGGCCGGCACGGCCATCTCCGGGCTGATCAATCCTCAGGGCCAGCCCTACACCAACTCCATCGTGGCCCGCAACATCCGCCCCGGTGAGTGGCTGAAGACCGCGCCCACCGAGTTTTCCAGCTTCGGCTTCACGGCCCTCACGGAGGACGAGGCGCAGCGGCTCGAGGACAAGGGCCGGCAGAAGGGGCTGCTCGAGCGCGGCGACGACGTGCTGGAATACGGCTTCAACGTGCTGAACAGCGCCACAGGCAGCCAGGTGCTGCGGCCCGGCGAGAAGGGCACGCTGACCCTGGTGGTCAAGCTGCCGCTGGTGGACGAGAACACGCCCCGCGAGTTTTCCATGAACCTGCTGCTGTCGCAGTCCAACCGTGAGCGCGTGACGCGCCTGGTGGGCGAAACCACCGCGAGCGCCGCGGCGCGCGCCGCGAGCACCGGAGCCGAGGAGCTCGCCCTGATCGGCGACCTCGACAAGGACAGGGCCCCGGGTGGCCTCAAAACCGTGCGGATTCCCAACGTCCGCCTGACCACGGGGGCCAAGCCCGTCTACCTGGTTGACAACGAGCCCGAGCCGCAAGGCTGCCTGGGCGGCGTCACGCCCAACAGCCTGGGTGCGCAGGCCACCGCGACGTCACCGGGGCCCATGATCACCTTCATCACCGACGACGCGTCCAAGGCCGACAAGACCAAGCTGCTGCCCCTCTTCAAGGCCAAGGGCATCGTGGCGACGAGCGCCGTGATCAGCGGGCAGATGACCAATCCCGACCCCTATTTCCTGGGGCTGGAGGGGGTGCGCGAGCTCAAGCAGGCAGGCTGGGAGATCGTGAGCCACACGGTGAGCCACCCCGACATGACCACCCTGTCCGACGAGGACCTGCTGCGCGAGGTGCGCGACTCCAAAAAGGAGCTGGCCCTGTTCGGATTCAATACCGACACCCTGGTCTACCCCTACGGCCAGCAGGACGCGCGGGTGCGGGCCGTGGTGTGCAAGTACTTCCGCCACGGGGTGCTGGCCTGGGGTGAGGGCAACACGCTGCCCCTGACCACCAACTACCAGATTGGTCGCTACGCGCTGGGCGCGTATGCCAACGGCACCTGGGGCACGCTGGACTTCTACAAGGCCACGGTGGACCAGGCCGTCAAGAACAAGGACTGGCTGGTCTTTATGATTCATCCAGGCGACGAACTGCACACCGACCAGCAGCAGGAATACCTCAGCCAGACCATCGACTACATCAAGGGCAAGGGTGTGCCCGTGGTGACGATGGGTGAGGCGCTGCGCCGCATGGGGCGTTAA